The following DNA comes from Thermoanaerobaculia bacterium.
CCGCCAGGCGGACGGGTTCGAGGCGGTGAAGAGCTTCCGCGCCGAGGACGGCGAGCGGCTGACGATCGTCTGGTGGCGGGACACGGAGTCGCTCGCCCGGTGGAGAAACGACCCGCGGCACCGCGCCGCGCAGGCGGCGGGGCGGGCCCGCTGGTACGAGTACTACGACATGGAAGTCGCCGAAGTCGTCCGCGAGAGCCACTTCCGCCGATCGGCGGCCGAGGCCGACTCGGCCGACACCGGCCCACCTCGAGAGGCATAACCTCCCGGCAGTGCCCGCGACCCCGCCGACGCGAAGCGCCGTCGGGGGGAAGAGGCCCGCGCGCCGCCGGGCGA
Coding sequences within:
- a CDS encoding antibiotic biosynthesis monooxygenase — translated: MIVILFRSRLTDAAGEDYRAMDEEIFALARQADGFEAVKSFRAEDGERLTIVWWRDTESLARWRNDPRHRAAQAAGRARWYEYYDMEVAEVVRESHFRRSAAEADSADTGPPREA